A single window of Desulfuromonas sp. TF DNA harbors:
- a CDS encoding response regulator, which yields MNPKQMTILHLEDEPALALLVRKTLESLGFRGEILRASLVAEAFALLTEREASKAPLDLFLLDMRLPDGSGLDVLRQVKGSPVWHRTPVILLSGETSPGLINEVYALGGNCFLPKLSSNQGALGSVKALYECWIEGALLPQPSFTNQVREVLSRAVQLRARTAQFYLGLARSCAADPEEEGFWLERAMIEGNLSNLLAFFQGQISDRDLTPGMAERVAAMHVKIEKGLNAAEALLTMRPSPAPEEISRRVLDLVEAWDEEVFAEAVGTLYLKSPAVTTALQTRAAYQLRELAGHFLQEPELCRRADVLLAFADRLAIMGSSAGGAKPG from the coding sequence ATGAATCCGAAACAGATGACCATCTTGCACCTCGAGGATGAACCCGCGCTAGCCCTGCTGGTCCGGAAGACCTTAGAGAGCTTAGGTTTCCGGGGCGAAATCCTCCGGGCCAGCCTGGTGGCGGAGGCGTTCGCCCTGCTTACCGAACGAGAGGCAAGCAAGGCGCCGCTCGACTTGTTCCTGCTGGACATGCGGCTTCCCGACGGAAGCGGCCTGGACGTACTCCGGCAGGTGAAGGGCAGCCCTGTCTGGCATAGGACCCCTGTCATACTTCTCTCCGGCGAAACGTCCCCCGGCCTCATCAACGAGGTCTATGCGCTCGGAGGCAACTGCTTTCTTCCGAAGCTTTCCAGCAACCAGGGGGCTCTCGGGTCTGTCAAGGCCCTATACGAGTGCTGGATCGAAGGAGCGCTGCTGCCGCAGCCTTCCTTCACGAACCAAGTCAGGGAGGTGCTGAGCAGGGCGGTCCAACTCCGGGCACGAACCGCCCAGTTCTACCTAGGGCTGGCCCGGTCTTGTGCCGCCGATCCAGAGGAGGAAGGGTTCTGGCTCGAGCGTGCGATGATCGAGGGGAATCTTTCCAACCTCCTGGCTTTTTTCCAGGGCCAGATCAGCGACCGGGACCTCACCCCCGGAATGGCCGAGCGCGTCGCGGCCATGCATGTCAAGATCGAAAAGGGCCTGAATGCGGCGGAGGCCCTCCTGACGATGCGCCCCTCTCCCGCGCCAGAGGAAATCAGCCGGCGGGTCCTCGATTTGGTGGAGGCCTGGGACGAAGAGGTCTTCGCCGAGGCTGTTGGTACCCTCTATTTGAAGAGTCCGGCAGTGACGACGGCTCTGCAGACACGGGCGGCCTACCAGTTGCGGGAACTGGCAGGCCATTTCCTGCAGGAGCCGGAACTGTGCCGGAGGGCGGATGTGCTTCTCGCCTTCGCAGACCGCCTCGCAATCATGGGAAGTTCCGCGGGCGGCGCGAAGCCCGGCTAG
- a CDS encoding CHASE domain-containing protein gives MVLAISLAFTFFLWRIVDRGIIERAEQLFQGQAEVIASRIVKRLHDHEQVLLGGNALFHVKGDAVTRSDWRQYVSALDLRKHLPGILGFGYAVWLSPAQKEAHIKEVRLEGFPEYVIRPEGERPVYTSIIWLEPFDWRNRRAFGYDMYSEPVRRKAMDRARDTGKTSITAKVLLVQETEQDPQNGMLMYVPSYRQGMPTDTVEERRAALRGFVYSPIRMTDYVRNTLGELPTEIEFEIYAGETRSDDHLMFSSRSAEELPPPHEYRPAFSAVKIIDAFGVNWQFTFRTLPAFDKEFNRSKSMVTLLTGILASILLSVLAFLQAQSRRQALTIADQMAQQLAARQRLALHIEQTPLAAIEWDDHFRVTAWNRAAEKIFDYSAEEAIGAHASFILPDAEQRKIEKGLPEFFQNTGAKSATIRNITKSGKIIVCDWYNTKLVNKSGTVIGVASLAQDITERLQAMERLKLATEAAEVARGEAEQANRAKSEFLANMSHEIRTPMTVFMGAVEHLLQIDTDPDRRNLLEMAEQSAQRLRSLIDDILDLSRIEAHGLEIEEREFELRSCVRGAVGLFTMSARERNLRLETEVAPEVPGWVLGDPDWLGQVLINLVGNALKFTPEGEIRVSVKVRGDLLEFAVADTGIGIPEEKQHLLFQKFSQTDSSFHRQYGGSGLGLAISKGLVELMGGQIDVQSRKGKGSVFTFTLPLKTVSERQSVAPPAETPLEVTVEEIPSARILIAEDDPLVREMVRMTLARGGWESETAETGREALKRYEQGSFDLILMDLQMPEMDGIEATRAIRRKEAEDGARRTFIIGLTAHARPEIKEECLNAGMDEVLIKPVQMKDLSAAIGRCLSKSAE, from the coding sequence ATGGTTCTGGCGATATCGCTGGCCTTCACGTTTTTCCTCTGGCGCATCGTCGACCGGGGGATTATCGAACGTGCCGAACAGCTCTTCCAGGGACAGGCGGAAGTGATTGCGAGCCGGATCGTCAAACGTCTGCATGACCATGAGCAGGTTTTGCTCGGCGGAAACGCCCTGTTCCACGTCAAGGGCGATGCGGTGACCCGCAGCGACTGGCGTCAATACGTGTCGGCTTTGGATCTCCGCAAACACCTCCCCGGCATCCTCGGCTTCGGCTATGCCGTCTGGCTGTCCCCCGCACAAAAAGAAGCCCACATCAAGGAAGTCCGCCTCGAAGGATTCCCGGAGTATGTCATCCGTCCGGAAGGTGAGCGTCCGGTCTACACGTCCATCATCTGGCTGGAACCGTTCGACTGGCGCAACCGGAGGGCCTTCGGCTACGACATGTATTCGGAACCGGTACGGCGCAAGGCCATGGACAGGGCCCGGGATACCGGGAAGACCTCCATCACCGCCAAGGTCCTTCTGGTGCAGGAAACCGAACAGGATCCGCAGAACGGAATGCTGATGTACGTCCCTTCCTATCGCCAGGGGATGCCGACAGATACGGTCGAGGAGCGGCGCGCGGCATTGCGGGGGTTCGTCTACAGCCCGATAAGGATGACCGACTATGTCCGCAATACGCTCGGCGAACTGCCGACGGAAATCGAGTTTGAGATCTATGCCGGGGAAACCCGGTCGGACGACCATCTCATGTTCAGCAGCAGATCCGCTGAAGAACTTCCCCCGCCCCATGAATACCGCCCGGCATTCTCCGCCGTCAAGATAATCGATGCCTTCGGCGTCAACTGGCAGTTCACCTTCCGCACCCTCCCGGCGTTCGATAAGGAGTTTAATCGGAGCAAGTCGATGGTAACGCTTCTTACGGGAATCCTGGCGAGCATTCTGCTCAGCGTCCTGGCATTCCTCCAGGCGCAGTCCCGCCGGCAGGCCCTGACCATAGCAGACCAGATGGCGCAGCAGCTGGCCGCCCGCCAAAGACTCGCCCTCCATATCGAACAGACACCTCTGGCGGCCATCGAGTGGGATGATCACTTCAGGGTTACGGCATGGAACCGGGCGGCAGAGAAGATTTTCGACTATTCGGCCGAAGAAGCCATCGGCGCACACGCATCCTTCATCCTGCCCGATGCAGAACAGAGAAAAATAGAGAAGGGCCTGCCGGAGTTCTTCCAGAATACAGGCGCCAAGAGCGCCACTATCCGGAATATCACAAAGAGCGGCAAGATCATCGTGTGTGACTGGTACAACACAAAGCTGGTGAATAAAAGCGGAACAGTCATCGGCGTGGCCTCCCTTGCCCAGGACATCACCGAACGTTTGCAGGCGATGGAGCGTCTCAAGCTGGCCACAGAAGCCGCGGAAGTGGCCAGGGGCGAGGCGGAACAAGCCAACCGGGCTAAAAGCGAGTTCCTCGCCAACATGAGCCACGAGATCCGAACCCCCATGACCGTGTTCATGGGCGCCGTCGAACACCTTCTTCAGATCGACACCGATCCCGACCGGCGCAACCTGCTGGAAATGGCGGAACAGTCGGCCCAGCGCCTGCGCTCTCTCATCGACGACATCCTCGACCTGTCCCGGATCGAGGCGCACGGATTGGAAATCGAGGAGAGGGAATTCGAACTTCGAAGCTGCGTGCGCGGTGCGGTTGGCCTGTTCACCATGTCTGCCCGGGAGAGAAACCTCCGGCTCGAGACGGAAGTGGCTCCAGAGGTTCCAGGGTGGGTGCTCGGCGACCCGGACTGGCTGGGACAGGTGCTGATCAACCTGGTCGGAAACGCCCTCAAATTCACTCCTGAAGGAGAAATCCGCGTCTCCGTCAAGGTTCGGGGAGATTTGCTGGAATTCGCCGTGGCCGATACGGGAATCGGCATCCCAGAGGAGAAGCAGCATCTGCTTTTTCAGAAATTCAGCCAGACGGACAGCTCTTTTCACCGCCAGTACGGCGGCAGCGGGCTGGGGCTGGCGATATCCAAGGGGCTGGTGGAACTGATGGGAGGCCAGATAGACGTTCAAAGCCGGAAGGGAAAGGGGAGCGTTTTTACCTTCACCCTGCCCTTGAAGACCGTTTCCGAAAGACAAAGCGTCGCTCCTCCGGCAGAAACTCCCCTCGAAGTAACTGTAGAGGAAATTCCCTCAGCCCGCATCCTCATTGCAGAAGATGATCCCCTGGTCCGGGAAATGGTCAGGATGACCCTTGCCCGGGGAGGGTGGGAGTCGGAGACCGCAGAGACGGGAAGAGAGGCTTTAAAAAGATATGAGCAAGGGTCGTTCGATCTGATCCTGATGGATCTTCAGATGCCGGAAATGGACGGCATCGAAGCGACCCGCGCGATCCGGAGAAAGGAAGCAGAAGACGGAGCGAGACGCACCTTCATCATCGGACTGACCGCCCATGCCCGCCCTGAAATAAAAGAGGAATGCCTGAATGCGGGTATGGACGAGGTTCTGATCAAGCCTGTTCAGATGAAGGATCTCTCTGCGGCCATCGGCAGGTGCTTGTCGAAAAGCGCTGAGTAA